The following nucleotide sequence is from Roseivirga sp. BDSF3-8.
GAAATAGCACCCGTCTACTTCAAAAACACACCCCTGAATGGTGGATTGCCCGCTGGGACAGGAATAAAATGTGGCGTTGCCTTCCTCCCGGGGACTGGGTTCAGATGTAGTAAAACTGAGGGAAGCCCCGGTGAAAAGCAAGGCTAAAAAGGCAATGAAAACTGTCTTTTTCATGGCATATAGTGTTTAGTGAAAAATTAGAAATTCCAATGCAGGCGGCACCTATGCAGCCCGTTAAATAAATCACCAAACCATCTGACTGTAAGACACCTGTAATTTAATATCCCCTTTTTTTTCTTATAAAAAAAACCGCTGCCGGGGGCAGCGGTTGGTATGTGATCCGCAGGGTATTTACTGAATATTTGTAAACACGGCCTGTACGTCATCATCTTCTTCAATCTTATCAAGTAGCTTGGCTATGTCCTCCATTTGTTCATCAGTGAACTCTACGGGGGTAGTAGGAAAGCGCTGCAGGTTACTTTTTTGTATCTCGATGTTAAGTCCTTCGAGGGCTTTGGTCATCGCACCAAATTCGGTCCAGTCTGAATAGGCATATACTTTACCGTCTTCTTCTACTTCCATGTCTTCCATACCTGCATCGATTAGCTCGAGCTCGAGGTCGTCACGCTCCATACCTTCTGGCATTTCGAACTCAAACACGGCTTTTCTGTCGAACATGAACTCGAGTGAACCTGTGGGGACCATAGTGCCTCCGGACTTATTGAAGTAGCTCTTGACGTTGGCTACGGTGCGTGTGGTATTGTCCGTAGCGGTCTCTACAAATATGAGCACGCCATGGGGCCCTTTGCCTTCGTAGTTTACCTCTGTGTAATCGGTGGCATCACGCCCTGCTGCGCGTTTGATCGCATTATCAATGTTATCCTTAGGCATGTTCTCTGCCTTGGCGTTTTGTATGGCGGTGCGGAGCCTGGGGTTCATCTCAGGGTCAGGTCCGCCTTCTTTTGCAGCAATGGTGATTGCTTTGGCCAGCTTGGGGAATAGTTTTGCCATTTTTCCCCAACGCTTCATTTTGGCGGCTTTACGGTATTCAAACGCCCTTCCCATAGTTAATTTCAGGTTTAATTTTACGGAGGCAAATTTAGTGAATTGGTTTCTATCCTGAAATGCCTAATTGTGTGGTTTACTAAGGGTATTTACTGGAATCGTGTTGTAAGAGTAAAAACCAGGAAACAGCACACGCATAAAAATAGTACAAAATTGGTAATGCTACCATGCCTGACCGAACGCTAGTAAAACCTAAGCTGAACGCTACATAAACAATAAGCGAAGGAGTAGCGAATCAGAAGCGAAGGTTTATAGGGGTAAAATTGGCGGAAAACCGGAAACAATAGACGGGTTAGAGGGAATACTATATTGTAAAAGTACAAATACCTAACGTTAGTATCAATAACTGACGGGTATTAATTGTGGGGCTATAGGTATTGACTATCAGGATTAATATGTCAAAAACTGATGGAGAGCTTTCCAGAAAGTAATGGAAAACGAAAAAGCAGAGCCAGTGACTCTGCTTTTGATGTATTTGAAAAGGTTTTTCCTTAATCTACAAAGACGGAAATTCCTAGAGACAAATTGATATTACCCTGGTGAGCGGGTTCGACATCAATAAAATCTGCATCTATAAACACTTTTGACCTAAAGTAGGTATATCCCAGTCCGATATCAATAGCGACATTGTCATTCACAAATACGGCTAGGCCGCCTCTAGCATTTGCTGAGAAGAGATTGGCATCTAATCCACTCCATGATTTTCCGATACCGGCACCCGCTTCAAAAAAGGGGGTCACATAACTGTCGGAAAAATAGTACCGGATGAAGGGACCTCCGAGAATGGCTATAGCATCACTGCTTTGATTTGAAGTGGAGAAATTAGAATACCCCAAATCGGCATTTATACCCAGAATAAGGTTTTCAGCGACTACTTTTCCTACTTTGGGTGAAATAGAAATATCAAATCCTTTTGTATCACCTTCATTTGCAATAGTAATAGGAGCTATTAAAGGAGGTAGATCCGCTAAGGAAGGTTCTGCCT
It contains:
- a CDS encoding YebC/PmpR family DNA-binding transcriptional regulator gives rise to the protein MGRAFEYRKAAKMKRWGKMAKLFPKLAKAITIAAKEGGPDPEMNPRLRTAIQNAKAENMPKDNIDNAIKRAAGRDATDYTEVNYEGKGPHGVLIFVETATDNTTRTVANVKSYFNKSGGTMVPTGSLEFMFDRKAVFEFEMPEGMERDDLELELIDAGMEDMEVEEDGKVYAYSDWTEFGAMTKALEGLNIEIQKSNLQRFPTTPVEFTDEQMEDIAKLLDKIEEDDDVQAVFTNIQ